CCTTGGCATACGCCGTAAGATCACGTGCCAGACTGTCCAGTGTTGGTGTGCTGACATTGGAAGGCGTACCATTATGACTGGATACAGCTTCACTGCTGCCAAGCAGTTGCAGCACTTGTTGACGTGCCTTGTTCAAACTAATACCCAGGTTGTTCAGCACACGTGCTGCAACCCCTTCGCCTTCACGAATCAATCCAAGCAGGATATGCTCTGTGCCTACATAGGTATGGCCCAATTTGCGAGCTTCATCCATAGACAATTCAATCACTTTTTTCGCACGAGGCGTATATGCAATGTTCGTAGGTTGCTCTTGGCCACGGCCAATTAGCGTCTCTACTTCATCTTGAATTTTTTCCAATCCGAGTCCCAGGCCGATCAGCGCTTTGGCTGCGATGCCTTCGCCTTCACGAATGAGGCCGAGCAAAATGTGCTCTGTACCGATGTTATTATGACCAAGACGGACAGCTTCTTCCTGCGCCAATGCGAGCACCTTTTGGGCCCGTTCCGTAAATCTTCCAAACATCATATCTCCTGCACCTCCATGGTTTTGGATAAAACGGGGGCTGTTGAAAGGATCCCACCGTATTCTTCATATCATTTTTGTTTGCAGCCATGCTGCGAATAAAATCATTCAGCATTCATTTATAAAAATGCTCTATTATATAAAAGCCGCAATGCGGCGTGAAACCTTTATAAACAACTATTGAACAACCTAGGATTGATTGGCTGCACTGATCGTATCACGGATCAACTGAGCCCGATATATGTCACGCTCATCTGTCCGCATGTCTTCCCCAAATGTTTTCTGCAAAAAGCCCGGCTGCGTCATCACATTCAACTCGTTCATCACGGTAATGGACAAGCCGTCCAACAATCCGAGATCTACACCAAGTCGAACATCAGACAGACGCTGTGCAGCTTCCTTCGAATCAACGATGGCTGCATGGGACAAAATGCCGTAAGAACGCATAACCCTGTCGGTAATCCGCAATCTGGAGTCGGTAATTAACCGTTCTCTGGCGGTACGCTCATGCCCAATCATCTGTAACACAACACTATGCAGGTTATCGATGACTTCTTGTTCCGTCTGCCCCAGTGTGATCTGGTTCGAGATCTGGAACAGGTTACCCATCGCCTCACTGCCTTCACCGTAAATTCCCCGTACAGTCAGTCCGACTTGGGATACTGCGGTTAGAATCCGGCCAATCTGCTGTGTCATCACCAGAGCGGGCAGATGCATCATGACAGATGCTCTTACACCTGTACCTACATTCGTAGGACAGCTGGTTAAATATCCTCTGCGGTCATCAAAAGCATAATCCACATGCGCTTCAAAAGCATCATCTATGGCGGAAGCTTTCTCCCAGGCTTCTTTCACCTGGAACCCCGGATAGAGGCACTGGATACGAAGATGATCCTCTTCATTAATCATAATACTGACAGATTCATCCTCACTGAGAATAACAGCACCATTTCTGGATTCGTTCGCAAGACTGGGACTGATCAAATGCTTCTCCACCAGCACCCGTTTGTCAAGGTCATCGATATCAATCAGATCCAGGGTATGAAAATCTCCAAAAGCATGAACGTCATCGTATTGAAGTACTTCGCTCAGCTTATTCAGCACTTCTTCCGATTGCTCATTGGAAGCCAGCATCGGAAACGGATAATGCTGCAGGTTGCGTGCGATCCGGACTCGGCTGCTAATGACGATTTCGGAATCAGCCGCATCACTACGCATCCAGTCGCTGAGCGCCTTCTCTGTAAAACGCAGATTAGGCATTACGCATCCCTCCTACTCATCACAAACTTTACTCCTGAGCTATTTCTTTTTCAAGTTCCCTGATCTGATCACGAATTTGAGCGGCTTCTTCAAACTCCTCTTGCGTTATGCTCTCCTGAAGATCCCGTTTCAGATCAGCAATCTGTCTTTTGACCTTGATGCGACCACCAGCCCGTGCAGGCACTTTACCCACGTGGGAAGTGCTACCGTGAACCCGTTTAAATAGTGGGTCCAAACGACTGTCAAAATATTTATAACAAGAACTACAGCCAAAGCGGCCGATTTTGCTAAACTGTGAATAGGTCATGCCGCATTCTTCACAACGAAGGGATTGCGCAGGTGTTGCTCCCGCACTGCCATTCTTGCCTGAGGGTTCAAAATCAAGCAACCCGGACAATAAGTTATGAATGGAAAATCCGTTGGATGTTCCGGGAATCATTTCCCCTTTTTCACGAGCACATGACTCACAAATATGGAATTCCGTCTTCTCTCCGTTCACGATCTTCGTGAAATGGAGTGTTGCCGGACGGTTGTTGCATTCTTGGCACAGCACAATGATGTACCCCCTTGATCCCGATAGTTTTCATTTACCGAGCAAAGATATTAACATCGCCTTTAACATTCTGGCACGAATTTGATCCCGGTAAGGAAGTTTGACCAATATAATCTCTCTCGATACAGCTGCCCGCATCAACCCGGCTTCCCTTTTGCTTAAGAAACGTGCTTCTTCCAGTTGGTAGATCAGACCTTCGGCAGCTGTCTGCCCGATCTCATCTCCAATACTATGGTGCAAATGGTTATGCAGAGCCGAGTGAGCCGGCAATTCAATCCGCTGTATGCGAACATAACCGCCGCCGCCACGTTTACTCTCTACAAGGTAACCTTTTTCGAGTGTAAATCGGGTGCTGATGACATAATTGATCTGGGAAGGCACACATGAAAATTGATCAGCCAGATCATTACGTTGAATTTCGACCAATCCTTCGGGACTTTCATGCAAAATACTCTTCAGATATTGTTCGATAATATCAGAGATATTACGCATCCACTCATCCTCCACTGTCTGAAACGTTAAGTCAATAAGGACCCACACGCCCCTACAGAGTACACCTTCTCAACCCATTTAACCAATCAAGGAAACAGCGAAACTGATCTTCAACGGTCTTTAACAGGAGAGCGAAGGACGCTCGAAGGTCCTTTAATATTGCTTTTATCCGCTGATGTGTACTACCTTCAATATGGCTCCCACCACCGGATTGCAGAAAGAAAGCTACGTAAGTATTTAACCTTTAGTTGACTTTGACTTTCTTTGACTTTATATACATTATAGCATATTTTGTGGTTTTGCCAAGAGGGAGCACTATTCATTTTTTACGATTTTACACGAAATATTCGGCTGACACAAAAAAACCTCTCCAAAATAGCTGGAGAAGTCCATTTGTCTCACACTAGCATCGTAATGCTATACAAGTTAAGTCTATGAAATTGATCCTAAAATACTCGTTACTCTATGAGGATCAGAAAAAATCAAGTAAATACGTTTCCCGTTCAGGAATCGCTTGCTCCAAAGCCTTAATCGCTCCATTCGGTCCTTCAATTCTACCTATTTGAGCCATCTCTGCGGGCCTACGATACCCCATCAGCATTGCGGTGAGCGCCTGTATGTCTACTTTAACAGTCTGATCTTTAGCTGCCGACTCAGATGTTTTCCATATCGAAGCTGTACCATTCATCGCCACATTCAACTGCCATACCCCTTCATTCCATGGTGCATGGGCATCCTCTACCTGGAGATTAATCTGTACTGGTGAGTCTGGGCTCGCAAAAGGATACTGTGAAATAAATTGTTCTACACTCACAATACGTGCCATGAAGAAAGGTACAATTTCCTGCTGAATCCGCGGATTATCTAATTGAAAAGCAAGCATATCACTGGCTGGTGCCTGTAAAGTGACTTCCTCAATCATGGAATCATGGTTGGCAATAAAGGTCCACAAACCTTGTCTTGTCTCTTCATTCAGATAAATGATCTCTTTAATGGTAAACTTTCTTTCCTTAACCTCATATAAAACATAGCCTTTTGCTTTACCAGCTTCATCATAATATACAGCCTTCTGGCTGGCGCCATTAGATAGAACTGAATTCTCCCATCTCGCATCATCCCGAATCAAGGTTCCGTTATAGCGTTCAGCGTACGCACTGTATACTTCCTTTAATATACTGAGTCCCGGATCGCCACGGCGAATTGTTCCAGGGGTTGCCTTTTTCGCAGGCAGATGAGCTGTAGGCACTTTATATCGTTTAAACTCAACATACGTCTCCCATCCATATCTCCGATAAAATGCAAAAGAAAACGGATGCAAAAACGATATACTTTGTTTGTTACGGTTCATTTCCTCCAGCGCATGCTTCAACAGCCCAGCTACCCAGCCTTTACGTCTATATTCTGGCCATGTCGCTACTCCCGCAATACCGCCCATCTCGAACGATCTCCCATGAATATAGGTTTGAAAAGGAATAATATGAAGTTTGGCACCCAATTGTCCTTCCTCAAATACACCCCATATATCCTGTGAATCAAATTGACTCCGTCTCTTCTCCGTTTGCTCTTCACTCATTACCACTTGAAAAGCATACTCGGAGAGTGCCATAGCTGGCTCAAAATCATCTACGGTTAATTTCTGAATTTCCATGTCGTCC
This window of the Paenibacillus marchantiae genome carries:
- a CDS encoding protein arginine kinase encodes the protein MPNLRFTEKALSDWMRSDAADSEIVISSRVRIARNLQHYPFPMLASNEQSEEVLNKLSEVLQYDDVHAFGDFHTLDLIDIDDLDKRVLVEKHLISPSLANESRNGAVILSEDESVSIMINEEDHLRIQCLYPGFQVKEAWEKASAIDDAFEAHVDYAFDDRRGYLTSCPTNVGTGVRASVMMHLPALVMTQQIGRILTAVSQVGLTVRGIYGEGSEAMGNLFQISNQITLGQTEQEVIDNLHSVVLQMIGHERTARERLITDSRLRITDRVMRSYGILSHAAIVDSKEAAQRLSDVRLGVDLGLLDGLSITVMNELNVMTQPGFLQKTFGEDMRTDERDIYRAQLIRDTISAANQS
- a CDS encoding UvrB/UvrC motif-containing protein; translation: MLCQECNNRPATLHFTKIVNGEKTEFHICESCAREKGEMIPGTSNGFSIHNLLSGLLDFEPSGKNGSAGATPAQSLRCEECGMTYSQFSKIGRFGCSSCYKYFDSRLDPLFKRVHGSTSHVGKVPARAGGRIKVKRQIADLKRDLQESITQEEFEEAAQIRDQIRELEKEIAQE
- a CDS encoding CtsR family transcriptional regulator — its product is MRNISDIIEQYLKSILHESPEGLVEIQRNDLADQFSCVPSQINYVISTRFTLEKGYLVESKRGGGGYVRIQRIELPAHSALHNHLHHSIGDEIGQTAAEGLIYQLEEARFLSKREAGLMRAAVSREIILVKLPYRDQIRARMLKAMLISLLGK
- a CDS encoding GNAT family N-acetyltransferase, coding for MEIQKLTVDDFEPAMALSEYAFQVVMSEEQTEKRRSQFDSQDIWGVFEEGQLGAKLHIIPFQTYIHGRSFEMGGIAGVATWPEYRRKGWVAGLLKHALEEMNRNKQSISFLHPFSFAFYRRYGWETYVEFKRYKVPTAHLPAKKATPGTIRRGDPGLSILKEVYSAYAERYNGTLIRDDARWENSVLSNGASQKAVYYDEAGKAKGYVLYEVKERKFTIKEIIYLNEETRQGLWTFIANHDSMIEEVTLQAPASDMLAFQLDNPRIQQEIVPFFMARIVSVEQFISQYPFASPDSPVQINLQVEDAHAPWNEGVWQLNVAMNGTASIWKTSESAAKDQTVKVDIQALTAMLMGYRRPAEMAQIGRIEGPNGAIKALEQAIPERETYLLDFF